A window of Piliocolobus tephrosceles isolate RC106 chromosome 13, ASM277652v3, whole genome shotgun sequence contains these coding sequences:
- the GSTP1 gene encoding glutathione S-transferase P has protein sequence MPPYTVVYFPVRGRCAALRMLLADQGQSWKEEVVTMETWQEGSLKASCLYGQLPKFQDGDLTLYQSNTFLRHLGRTLGLYGKDQREAALVDMVNDGVEDLRCKYLSLIYTNYEAGKDGYVKALPGQLKPFETLLSQNQGGKTFIVGDQISFADYNLLDLLLIHEVLAPGCLDAFPLLSAYVARLSARPKLKAFLASPEHANLPINGNGKQ, from the exons A TGCCGCCCTACACCGTGGTCTACTTCCCAGTTCGAG GCCGCTGCGCGGCCCTGCGCATGCTGCTGGCAGACCAGGGCCAGAGCTGGAAGGAGGAGGTGGTAACAATGGAGACCTGGCAAGAGGGCTCTCTCAAAGCCTCCTGC CTGTATGGGCAGCTCCCCAAGTTCCAGGACGGAGACCTCACCCTGTACCAGTCCAATACCTTCCTGCGTCACCTGGGCCGCACTCTTG GGCTCTATGGGAAGGACCAGCGGGAGGCAGCCCTGGTGGACATGGTGAATGATGGCGTGGAGGACCTCCGCTGCAAATACCTCTCCCTCATCTACACCAACTAT GAGGCGGGCAAGGATGGCTATGTGAAGGCATTGCCCGGGCAACTGAAGCCTTTTGAGACCCTGCTGTCCCAGAACCAGGGAGGCAAGACCTTCATTGTGGGAGACCAG ATCTCCTTCGCTGACTACAACCTGCTGGACTTGCTGCTGATCCATGAGGTCCTGGCCCCCGGCTGCCTGGATGCGTTCCCCCTGCTCTCGGCCTATGTGGCGCGCCTCAGTGCCCGGCCCAAGCTCAAGGCTTTCCTGGCCTCCCCTGAGCACGCGAACCTCCCCATCAATGGCAACGGGAAACAGTGA